The following are encoded in a window of Magnolia sinica isolate HGM2019 chromosome 11, MsV1, whole genome shotgun sequence genomic DNA:
- the LOC131219420 gene encoding thioredoxin-like fold domain-containing protein MRL7 homolog, chloroplastic, with protein MSLFLTLSNPKPIFGLFLPTNPNPCFQPKPLILSFSISASSAQNPNPNPRRKRRTPKPETPPDSGNPDEIFPAAIPRKPRRGRRSEAVAVEDFVRDSLERTFASIREQNSSVLNDKEEVLKKRIKQEADCDGEYGDGGGRREEVVEEDDPDWPVDAEIGWGIRASEYFEKHPIRNVVEDGMEIDWEGEMDDSWVKEINCLEWESFAFHPSPLIVLVFERYNRAADNWKLLKELEKAIKVYWGAKDRLPPRTVKIDINIERDLAYALKVRECPQLLFLRGNKILYREKVVRTADELVQMIAHFYYNAKKPLWVDDTAMASPY; from the coding sequence atgtcgCTCTTCCTAACCCTCTCCAACCCCAAACCCATCTTCGGTCTTTTCCTTCCCACAAACCCTAATCCCTGCTTCCAACCAAAGCCTCTCATCCTCTCCTTCTCCATCTCCGCTTCATCtgcccaaaaccctaaccctaaccctagaaggaAACGCCGCACTCCGAAACCCGAAACTCCTCCAGACAGCGGGAATCCCGACGAGATCTTCCCGGCCGCAATCCCTCGGAAGCCGAGGCGCGGGCGGAGGAGCGAGGCGGTCGCAGTGGAGGATTTCGTCCGCGACTCGCTGGAACGGACGTTCGCATCGATCAGGGAGCAGAATTCTAGTGTCTTGAATGACAAGGAAGAGGTTTTGAAGAAGAGGATCAAACAAGAAGCGGACTGTGATGGCGAATATGGTGATGGTGGTGGAAGGAGGGAAGAAGTTGTTGAGGAAGACGATCCAGATTGGCCTGTGGATGCGGAGATCGGGTGGGGCATCCGAGCGTCGGAGTACTTCGAGAAGCATCCGATCAGGAATGTGGTCGAGGACGGCATGGAGATTGATTGGGAAGGAGAGATGGATGATAGCTGGGTGAAGGAGATTAACTGCTTGGAATGGGAGAGCTTTGCTTTCCATCCTAGCCCTTTGATCGTTCTTGTCTTTGAAAGATATAACAGGGCAGCTGATAACTGGAAGCTTTTGAAGGAGTTGGAGAAGGCAATCAAGGTCTATTGGGGTGCAAAAGATCGATTACCCCCTCGGACAGTTAAGATTGATATCAACATTGAGCGAGATTTGGCTTATGCTCTTAAAGTCAGGGAATGCCCGCAGCTGTTATTCCTCCGAGGAAACAAAATTTTGTACAGGGAGAAAGTGGTTCGAACAGCAGATGAATTGGTGCAGATGATTGCGCATTTCTACTATAATGCAAAAAAACCTTTGTGGGTTGATGACACAGCAATGGCTTCTCCATATTAA